The Sporocytophaga myxococcoides genome contains a region encoding:
- the hemE gene encoding uroporphyrinogen decarboxylase, translating to MQLKNDLILRTAKGEKTERTPVWLMRQAGRILPEYRKVRESVNGFKELVTNPTLAAEVTIQPVDILGVDAAIIFSDILVIPEAMGLPYEMIEAKGPLFPKTIQSESDIRQLRGKDAAADELQYVYEAIKITKKELDWRVPLIGFAGAPFTIMAYMVDGGGSKTFSKTKKMLYAEPALAHALLSKITAATIVYLKRQIAAGVDMLQIFDSWAGILAPDVYNEFSLKYISEICNAINEVPVTVFAKGAFFARKEMASLKCNTIGLDWNMDIKESRTIIGDAKTLQGNLDPCVLYASFDDIKKETQKMLNAFGPYKHIANLGHGVYPDTDPEKVKYFIETIKEYSPKMR from the coding sequence ATGCAATTGAAAAATGATTTAATCCTGCGAACAGCCAAAGGAGAGAAAACTGAGAGAACTCCTGTGTGGCTTATGAGACAGGCAGGAAGAATTCTTCCGGAGTACCGAAAAGTTAGGGAAAGTGTAAATGGTTTTAAAGAACTGGTAACAAATCCAACCCTGGCAGCAGAAGTTACAATACAACCTGTTGATATTTTAGGTGTAGATGCTGCAATCATTTTTTCGGATATTCTGGTAATTCCTGAAGCAATGGGCCTTCCTTATGAAATGATTGAAGCAAAAGGACCTTTGTTTCCTAAAACTATACAATCTGAAAGCGACATTCGCCAGTTGAGAGGGAAGGACGCTGCTGCTGATGAACTTCAGTATGTTTATGAGGCGATAAAAATTACCAAAAAGGAGTTGGATTGGAGAGTCCCTTTAATTGGTTTCGCCGGTGCCCCATTTACTATTATGGCATACATGGTTGACGGAGGCGGATCAAAGACATTCAGCAAAACAAAAAAGATGCTTTATGCAGAACCTGCTCTTGCTCATGCATTACTTTCTAAAATTACAGCTGCAACAATAGTATATTTGAAAAGACAGATTGCTGCAGGAGTTGATATGCTTCAGATATTTGATTCCTGGGCAGGCATTTTGGCACCTGATGTATACAATGAATTTTCATTGAAATATATCAGCGAGATATGCAATGCAATAAATGAAGTACCTGTGACCGTATTTGCGAAAGGCGCCTTTTTTGCAAGAAAGGAAATGGCTTCATTGAAATGTAATACAATTGGTCTGGACTGGAATATGGATATTAAGGAGTCCAGGACAATCATCGGAGATGCAAAAACACTCCAGGGAAATCTTGATCCGTGTGTTTTATATGCTTCTTTTGACGATATTAAAAAGGAAACTCAAAAAATGCTGAATGCATTTGGTCCTTATAAACATATAGCTAATCTTGGACACGGAGTTTATCCGGATACAGATCCTGAAAAGGTTAAGTATTTTATCGAAACTATTAAGGAATATAGTCCAAAAATGAGATAA
- a CDS encoding pyridoxal phosphate-dependent aminotransferase: MSTITETNLLSERLRALSESETLAMTKKARELAGQGHKVISLSVGEPDFQTPQHIKDAAKKAIDDGFTFYTPVPGTAELRQAIADKLKKENGLDYTAENIVVSTGAKQSIANVLLSIIDPGDEVIIFAPYWVSYVEMVKLAEGKSVIVEGTIENDYKVKPSDLEAAITPRTKAILFSSPCNPSGAVFSKEELTAIANIVAKHERIFVIADEIYEYINFEGTHFSIGSVPAIKDRVITVNGFSKGYAMTGWRVGYIGAPKWIAAACDKIQGQVTSGTCSIAQKAAYAAVTGDLSAAKEMAVAYKRRRDLVTGLLKEIPGVKVNVPQGAFYTFPDISSYIGKSYNGTVINKASDLAMFLLNEGHVSSVGGDAFGAPNCIRISFAASDDNLKEALRRIKECLAKLK, encoded by the coding sequence ATGAGTACAATCACAGAAACTAATCTTTTGTCTGAAAGACTCAGAGCCTTGTCAGAATCTGAAACACTAGCCATGACCAAAAAAGCGCGTGAGCTGGCAGGACAAGGACATAAAGTAATAAGCCTCAGCGTAGGTGAGCCTGATTTTCAAACACCACAACATATAAAGGATGCAGCGAAGAAGGCTATTGATGATGGTTTTACTTTCTACACTCCTGTTCCAGGTACTGCAGAGCTTAGACAAGCTATTGCTGACAAACTGAAAAAAGAAAACGGTTTGGATTATACTGCTGAAAATATTGTAGTTTCTACCGGAGCTAAGCAGTCAATTGCGAATGTTCTTCTAAGTATTATAGATCCGGGGGATGAAGTGATAATCTTCGCTCCATACTGGGTAAGTTATGTGGAAATGGTAAAACTTGCTGAAGGTAAATCTGTAATTGTTGAAGGAACAATTGAAAATGATTACAAAGTAAAACCTTCTGATCTTGAAGCTGCTATTACACCAAGAACTAAAGCGATACTTTTCTCAAGCCCTTGTAATCCATCAGGTGCAGTATTTTCTAAAGAAGAATTAACAGCTATTGCTAACATTGTTGCAAAGCACGAAAGAATATTTGTGATAGCAGATGAAATTTACGAGTACATTAATTTTGAAGGAACTCACTTTAGTATTGGGAGCGTGCCTGCTATAAAAGACAGGGTAATAACTGTCAACGGATTCTCAAAAGGTTATGCAATGACTGGCTGGAGAGTTGGATACATTGGTGCTCCAAAATGGATAGCTGCTGCTTGTGATAAAATTCAAGGACAGGTTACATCAGGTACATGCTCAATTGCTCAAAAAGCAGCATATGCAGCTGTTACTGGAGATTTGTCTGCAGCAAAAGAAATGGCTGTAGCATATAAAAGAAGAAGAGATCTGGTAACAGGATTATTAAAAGAAATTCCAGGTGTTAAGGTTAATGTGCCTCAAGGAGCTTTCTATACATTCCCTGACATCAGCTCTTATATTGGAAAAAGCTATAACGGAACAGTAATCAATAAAGCAAGTGATCTTGCAATGTTTCTATTGAATGAAGGACATGTTTCTTCTGTAGGTGGTGATGCTTTTGGTGCACCAAACTGTATTCGTATTTCATTTGCAGCTTCTGATGATAACCTGAAAGAAGCATTGAGAAGAATCAAAGAATGCTTGGCAAAACTAAAATAA
- a CDS encoding sugar MFS transporter, with product MAGISAPVSNAVKDDTSSPNVQGNKNYKVPLVVITSLFFMWGFITCLNDILIPKFKSHFALQGWEAMLVQSAFFSAYFLISLVYFIASAGGFDLISKIGYKNAIILGLSICGAGCLLFIPAADNESFYQFLGALFVLASGITILQMGANPYVALLGPAEGSSSRLNMTQAFNALGTTIAPVIGGMFILAGGLDSVKIPYVGLASALFALALIIAIIPLPKVSGEVSMEKGIGAWKYSHLLLGVLCIFFYVGGEVSIGSAIINFLELDNIAGLPAHKADKFLSFYWGGAMVGRFFGAVFLDEKTDISKQKGVIFSVILLSYALGVFLMNKDFVMGTPSPEDVVDFQTPIIFMGVALLNLVAFYIGKNKPGFTLGLFASIVVGLLLIGIVGKGDLAMWSVLSIGLFNSIMFPTIFTLAIKDLGIDTSQGASLLIMAIVGGAIIPPVQGLLYGEGNSGLQFSFIIPLLCYLYIAYYGFVGSKPKRVSQ from the coding sequence ATGGCCGGAATAAGTGCACCTGTAAGTAATGCTGTTAAAGACGATACCTCGTCGCCAAATGTGCAGGGAAATAAAAACTATAAGGTACCTCTTGTAGTCATTACCTCGCTATTTTTCATGTGGGGTTTTATCACATGTTTAAATGACATTTTAATTCCAAAGTTCAAAAGCCATTTTGCATTACAAGGTTGGGAAGCAATGCTTGTACAGTCTGCCTTTTTCAGCGCTTATTTCTTAATATCACTTGTTTATTTTATTGCCTCAGCAGGAGGATTTGACCTTATTTCAAAAATCGGATATAAAAATGCCATCATTTTAGGATTATCAATTTGTGGAGCAGGATGTTTACTATTTATTCCTGCGGCTGACAATGAAAGTTTCTATCAGTTTCTTGGAGCACTTTTCGTTTTAGCTTCAGGTATAACAATCCTTCAGATGGGAGCGAACCCATATGTAGCCCTTCTTGGTCCGGCAGAAGGTAGTTCTTCCCGTTTAAATATGACTCAGGCATTCAATGCATTAGGAACAACTATCGCTCCTGTTATCGGTGGTATGTTTATTCTAGCCGGAGGATTAGATTCTGTTAAAATTCCTTATGTTGGTTTAGCTTCTGCTCTCTTTGCTCTGGCTTTAATTATAGCAATAATACCATTGCCAAAAGTAAGTGGAGAAGTCTCTATGGAGAAGGGAATTGGAGCTTGGAAATATTCACATTTATTATTGGGAGTACTTTGTATCTTCTTTTATGTAGGAGGTGAAGTTTCAATAGGTTCTGCAATAATTAACTTTCTTGAATTAGATAATATTGCAGGATTGCCAGCACATAAGGCAGATAAGTTTCTTTCATTCTACTGGGGTGGAGCTATGGTTGGCCGATTCTTCGGAGCTGTGTTTTTGGATGAAAAAACAGATATAAGTAAACAAAAAGGAGTTATTTTCTCTGTTATTTTATTGTCTTATGCATTAGGAGTATTCCTAATGAATAAAGATTTTGTAATGGGAACTCCTTCTCCTGAAGATGTCGTTGATTTCCAAACACCAATTATTTTCATGGGTGTTGCACTTTTAAATTTAGTTGCGTTTTATATTGGGAAAAATAAGCCAGGATTTACCTTAGGTCTGTTTGCTTCTATAGTTGTTGGACTACTTCTAATTGGAATTGTTGGAAAAGGAGACCTTGCAATGTGGTCTGTTCTTTCAATAGGATTATTCAATTCGATCATGTTCCCTACTATATTCACTCTTGCAATCAAAGATTTAGGTATAGACACTTCTCAGGGAGCTTCCTTACTTATCATGGCAATAGTTGGTGGAGCAATCATCCCTCCTGTTCAAGGATTATTGTATGGCGAAGGTAATAGCGGACTTCAGTTCTCATTTATTATACCACTATTGTGTTACCTGTATATTGCTTATTATGGTTTTGTAGGTTCAAAACCGAAAAGAGTCAGTCAATAG
- a CDS encoding DUF4136 domain-containing protein, which yields MKLLMSIVGILGLFLASCSPKVHSNLASGADFKNYKTYAWIRETDTSGTSQDQQFSAYNNQIIRNNVKNNINSELQSRGFTIDTLNPDFLVSMKAVFEKKTDLVGYPLYSSYYNFYYPGYYALYPGYYYSYPFAYDYYDYTYTEGTLVVDIIDRETKKLVWRGWSDEREIKPKKVEKELAKDVNEIFQEFPS from the coding sequence ATGAAACTATTAATGAGTATTGTAGGGATATTAGGTTTGTTCTTGGCTTCTTGTTCGCCAAAAGTACATTCCAATCTTGCAAGTGGTGCTGATTTTAAGAATTATAAAACTTATGCCTGGATTAGGGAAACCGATACCTCAGGAACCAGTCAGGACCAGCAATTTAGCGCGTATAACAATCAGATTATAAGGAATAATGTGAAGAATAACATTAATAGCGAATTGCAATCAAGGGGATTTACAATAGATACTTTAAACCCGGATTTTCTGGTATCAATGAAAGCAGTTTTTGAGAAAAAAACTGACCTTGTGGGATACCCGCTATATAGTAGTTATTACAACTTCTATTATCCTGGATATTACGCACTTTACCCCGGGTATTATTATTCTTATCCTTTTGCCTATGACTACTATGACTATACCTATACTGAAGGTACTTTGGTTGTAGATATCATAGACAGAGAAACCAAAAAACTGGTTTGGAGAGGGTGGTCTGACGAGAGAGAAATCAAACCTAAAAAGGTGGAAAAAGAACTTGCTAAAGATGTAAACGAAATTTTTCAGGAATTTCCTTCTTAA
- a CDS encoding DivIVA domain-containing protein yields the protein MKITPIEIRQKEFEKAFRGYEKEEVDAFLLSLSQEWERLLEENKELKRRLDTSEKEVSRLREVEHSLFRTLKTAEDTGAHMIDAANKTAELHLREAQMKAEALLNDASFKAKSILEDAEEKAKDIMDSLQDEVKAIEREYNYIADQRDNLHSELKSLVNDTIEKVSRAMAKSGSQERLDAKLKEFRGLGFEKKKSEQKPLPEIKPMENPVNKTEDPKPASNAPEQGKKSDGSFFDSL from the coding sequence ATGAAAATAACCCCAATTGAAATCAGGCAGAAAGAATTTGAGAAAGCTTTCAGAGGGTATGAAAAGGAAGAAGTTGATGCTTTTTTGCTATCTCTGTCTCAGGAATGGGAGCGATTGCTCGAAGAAAATAAAGAATTGAAGAGAAGACTTGATACTTCAGAAAAAGAAGTTTCCAGATTACGTGAAGTTGAACATTCTTTATTCCGCACACTAAAGACTGCCGAAGATACAGGGGCTCATATGATAGATGCAGCTAATAAAACTGCTGAGCTACATCTGAGAGAAGCACAAATGAAAGCTGAGGCTTTGCTCAATGATGCTAGTTTTAAAGCTAAATCTATTTTGGAAGACGCTGAAGAGAAGGCTAAAGACATAATGGATTCGCTACAGGATGAGGTAAAAGCAATAGAAAGAGAATACAATTATATTGCTGATCAGAGAGATAATCTACATTCTGAATTAAAAAGTCTGGTTAACGATACCATAGAAAAGGTTTCCAGGGCAATGGCTAAATCCGGTTCTCAGGAACGTCTGGATGCAAAGCTTAAAGAATTCAGGGGCCTGGGCTTTGAGAAAAAGAAGTCAGAGCAAAAACCCCTTCCCGAAATTAAACCTATGGAAAATCCGGTAAATAAAACGGAAGATCCAAAACCTGCCAGTAATGCTCCAGAGCAGGGCAAAAAAAGTGACGGTTCATTTTTTGATTCACTCTGA
- the folB gene encoding dihydroneopterin aldolase — protein MKEDIEVALEGLEFFAYHGLYEEETKTGNRFIVDVKVNYPKINYLSDDISEVVDYVKLFQIVKLEMEVPSKLLEVVAQKIVDAIFNLYPNITSAEATVSKMNPPLGSLCKKSKVTIRRIND, from the coding sequence ATGAAAGAAGATATTGAGGTAGCTTTAGAAGGATTGGAATTCTTTGCTTACCATGGATTGTATGAGGAAGAAACCAAAACAGGAAATCGTTTTATCGTTGATGTAAAGGTAAATTATCCAAAAATAAATTATCTGAGTGATGATATAAGCGAAGTAGTAGATTATGTAAAACTTTTCCAGATTGTTAAGCTTGAAATGGAGGTGCCAAGCAAATTACTTGAAGTGGTAGCCCAGAAAATTGTAGATGCCATTTTTAATTTATATCCCAATATAACATCTGCTGAAGCAACAGTATCCAAAATGAATCCTCCACTTGGAAGTCTTTGCAAAAAGTCAAAGGTAACTATCAGAAGAATCAATGATTAG
- a CDS encoding DUF7935 family protein, whose protein sequence is MQEFVDLLKILLPAGVVLYGMYLTVKAFLNKEFEKKLVDIKIKNTETVLPIRLQAYERMALFLERISPANLVVRVNDASFSSVAFHQQLLHEIREEFSHNLSQQVYMSDQAWDNVKKAMDDIISIINMAADKTNPQSRSIELAKNIFDLLSTRSEDPVNNALRFLKIEIRQAF, encoded by the coding sequence ATGCAAGAGTTTGTTGATCTTTTAAAAATTTTGTTGCCTGCAGGAGTTGTATTATACGGTATGTACCTGACTGTTAAAGCTTTTTTAAATAAAGAGTTTGAAAAGAAGCTTGTTGATATAAAAATTAAAAATACAGAGACCGTACTGCCAATCAGACTTCAGGCTTATGAAAGAATGGCACTCTTCCTTGAAAGAATCTCTCCTGCAAATCTTGTTGTAAGAGTTAATGATGCATCTTTTAGTTCTGTAGCTTTTCATCAGCAACTATTACATGAAATTCGTGAAGAATTCAGCCACAATCTTTCACAGCAGGTCTATATGAGCGATCAGGCCTGGGATAATGTGAAAAAAGCCATGGATGATATCATTTCAATAATAAACATGGCGGCAGATAAAACCAATCCTCAGTCAAGAAGTATTGAACTTGCTAAAAATATTTTTGACCTGCTTTCCACCAGAAGCGAAGATCCTGTAAATAATGCTCTTAGATTTCTTAAAATTGAAATAAGACAAGCTTTTTAA
- a CDS encoding pyridoxal phosphate-dependent aminotransferase — protein sequence MIIPKADRLNLVKEYYFVRKLEEIAKLNKEGKNVINFGIGSPDLAPSKETVQAIVATAEKDNTHGYQPYRGIPEFRQKIAEWYKKTYKVDLNPNDEVLPLLGSKEGILHLTMAFLNPGEEVLVPNPGYPGYSSLTMLAGGTIRYYDLKEENNWFPDFDALRKADLSRVKIMWVNYPHMPTGTVANKEMLKKLIEFAKEKRILICYDNPYSLVLNKEEPFSILQIEGAKEVAVELNSFSKSHNMAGWRVGMMLGKKEYLDAALAIKSNIDSGMFLGIQQAAMKALDNNETWHAKRNDVYRERRDWVYKILDLLNFEYSNDQVGLFIWAKPKDPIAIPDIAAFVDQILYSSYVFFTPGEIFGSNGKNFLRLSLCVPAERMKEAYERLEKVLTKA from the coding sequence ATGATTATTCCAAAAGCAGACAGGCTTAATCTTGTAAAAGAATATTATTTCGTAAGAAAATTAGAAGAAATTGCCAAACTTAATAAAGAGGGCAAAAATGTAATCAACTTTGGAATCGGCAGTCCGGATCTGGCGCCTTCCAAAGAAACTGTTCAGGCAATTGTTGCTACTGCTGAAAAGGACAATACTCATGGATACCAACCTTATAGAGGGATTCCTGAATTCAGGCAAAAAATTGCTGAATGGTATAAAAAGACCTATAAAGTAGACCTTAATCCTAATGATGAGGTGTTGCCTTTGCTTGGCTCTAAAGAGGGAATTCTGCATCTCACAATGGCATTTTTAAATCCTGGGGAAGAAGTACTGGTGCCTAATCCGGGCTATCCTGGTTATTCATCATTGACAATGCTTGCAGGTGGCACGATTCGCTATTATGATTTAAAGGAAGAAAACAACTGGTTTCCTGATTTTGATGCATTGCGAAAAGCTGACCTATCCAGGGTTAAAATCATGTGGGTGAATTATCCGCATATGCCAACCGGGACAGTGGCTAATAAGGAAATGCTGAAAAAGCTTATTGAATTTGCAAAAGAGAAGAGGATTCTCATTTGTTATGATAACCCATATAGCCTTGTTCTGAATAAAGAAGAACCATTCAGCATTTTACAGATAGAAGGAGCGAAAGAGGTAGCAGTTGAACTGAATTCTTTCAGTAAATCTCATAATATGGCGGGATGGAGAGTTGGAATGATGTTAGGGAAAAAGGAATATCTTGATGCTGCCTTGGCAATTAAGAGCAATATAGATTCAGGTATGTTTCTTGGTATTCAGCAGGCTGCCATGAAAGCTCTGGATAATAATGAAACCTGGCATGCTAAAAGAAACGATGTTTATAGAGAAAGAAGAGACTGGGTTTATAAAATTCTGGATTTACTTAACTTCGAATACAGTAATGATCAGGTAGGCTTATTTATTTGGGCAAAGCCTAAAGATCCAATAGCTATTCCGGATATAGCAGCATTTGTGGACCAGATTCTATATTCTTCTTATGTATTTTTTACACCAGGTGAAATCTTCGGATCAAATGGAAAAAACTTCCTGAGACTATCTCTTTGCGTACCTGCAGAGAGAATGAAAGAAGCATACGAAAGGCTGGAAAAAGTATTGACTAAAGCATAA
- a CDS encoding ChaN family lipoprotein codes for MIRLVIYIHLALFPLNIIAQDAYTLFDKQGKKVSYDKFLSVLEGADIILFGEIHDNALCHWMELQILKKLEASKKGKVVVGGEFFEADDQIIINEYLKGYFSLTNFKDEAKTWNNFEHAYLPIIQFSKEKHLPFIATNIPRRYASIVAKKGIDSLQLLQSEAFKWIAPLPFEIDKNLPGYKHLSEASVQGHGFSLPFLVEAQAIKDATMAHFINLYRGDKIFFHINGSFHSDGYEGIYWYLKRKNPSLKIITISSREQNNLSALNKEHLNLADFIICFPEDMVRTK; via the coding sequence ATGATTAGGTTAGTTATTTATATTCATCTTGCACTATTCCCATTAAATATTATTGCCCAGGATGCTTATACTTTATTTGATAAACAAGGTAAGAAGGTCTCCTATGATAAATTCCTCTCTGTATTGGAAGGTGCTGATATTATTTTATTCGGAGAAATTCATGATAATGCACTTTGCCATTGGATGGAACTTCAGATTTTAAAAAAACTGGAAGCCAGTAAAAAAGGAAAGGTAGTTGTGGGAGGGGAGTTTTTTGAAGCGGATGACCAGATCATTATTAATGAATATTTAAAAGGTTATTTTTCTCTGACAAATTTTAAAGATGAGGCAAAAACCTGGAATAATTTTGAGCATGCTTATCTGCCGATTATTCAGTTTTCCAAAGAAAAGCACCTGCCGTTTATAGCGACTAATATCCCAAGAAGATATGCATCTATAGTAGCTAAAAAAGGGATAGATTCTCTTCAGCTCCTTCAAAGTGAAGCTTTTAAATGGATTGCTCCATTACCTTTTGAAATAGATAAAAACCTGCCCGGATATAAACACCTTTCTGAGGCTTCAGTACAAGGGCATGGCTTTAGTCTTCCATTTTTGGTTGAAGCTCAGGCCATAAAAGATGCTACCATGGCTCATTTTATCAATCTTTACAGAGGAGATAAAATATTTTTTCATATTAATGGGAGTTTTCATTCAGACGGGTACGAGGGGATTTATTGGTATTTAAAAAGAAAAAATCCTTCTTTAAAAATAATTACAATAAGTTCAAGGGAGCAGAACAACCTATCAGCCTTGAATAAAGAGCATTTGAATTTAGCTGATTTTATAATTTGTTTTCCCGAAGACATGGTAAGAACTAAATAA
- a CDS encoding T9SS type A sorting domain-containing protein — protein MDKRYRYITSRPHHEYISLDDSDLITFHLRKIKQENTRNVNLDLTLKKEGEMNFSVLNVLGKSVFHAKKYFKTGFNTINIGVEKLERGVYYIELLFQGKSFVKKVVLD, from the coding sequence ATGGATAAAAGATATAGATATATTACTTCCAGGCCACATCATGAATACATTTCACTTGACGATTCTGACCTGATTACTTTTCATTTGAGGAAGATAAAACAGGAAAATACCCGAAATGTTAACCTTGACTTGACTTTAAAAAAAGAGGGAGAAATGAACTTCTCTGTTTTAAATGTTTTGGGGAAAAGCGTTTTTCACGCAAAAAAGTACTTTAAAACAGGCTTTAATACCATAAATATCGGGGTTGAAAAGCTTGAAAGGGGAGTTTATTACATTGAATTGCTATTTCAGGGGAAATCATTTGTCAAAAAAGTAGTGTTAGATTAG
- a CDS encoding bifunctional heptose 7-phosphate kinase/heptose 1-phosphate adenyltransferase produces MLGKTKITNINSIDGLFKAFESLKVLIFGDVMIDSYLWGKVERISPEAPVPIINVQKKDQRLGGAANVALNVQSLGATPILCSIIGKDTEGKDFITLLEQNNLSTEGIIKSDSRITTIKHRVISGSYHMLRVDQEIDTPITSEETALLLTKARNLIQQADVIIFEDYDKGTLHKDLIAEIVKLAKERDIPTVVDPKKRNFLHYKGTTLFKPNKKEMKEGLKLDGDLDNINELKSSIDLLRSTLNADTILVTLSEKGVIIANSEETHHIPAHLREIADVSGAGDTVVSAAALCCALNVNHKTLAELSNLAGGIVCEHVGVVPIDKNILIAEAKRLNVQVNNG; encoded by the coding sequence ATGCTTGGCAAAACTAAAATAACAAATATTAATTCAATAGACGGGCTTTTCAAGGCATTTGAAAGTCTGAAAGTATTGATCTTCGGAGATGTTATGATTGACTCTTACCTTTGGGGTAAAGTTGAAAGAATATCTCCGGAGGCACCCGTCCCTATTATAAATGTCCAGAAAAAGGACCAAAGGCTTGGAGGAGCGGCCAATGTAGCTTTAAACGTGCAATCATTGGGCGCTACACCAATTCTATGCAGTATAATAGGTAAGGATACCGAAGGTAAAGACTTCATCACACTTTTAGAGCAAAATAACCTTTCTACAGAAGGAATAATTAAAAGTGACTCCAGAATTACCACGATAAAACACAGGGTGATATCAGGGTCCTATCACATGTTAAGAGTAGATCAGGAAATTGACACTCCTATTACCAGTGAAGAAACCGCTCTTCTGTTGACAAAAGCTCGAAACTTAATTCAGCAAGCAGATGTCATAATTTTTGAAGATTACGACAAAGGAACACTGCATAAAGACCTGATAGCTGAAATCGTAAAACTTGCCAAAGAACGCGACATTCCTACTGTTGTAGATCCAAAGAAACGAAACTTTCTGCACTACAAAGGAACAACTCTTTTCAAACCTAATAAAAAGGAAATGAAAGAGGGATTGAAACTTGATGGAGATCTTGATAATATCAATGAGCTTAAAAGCTCCATTGACCTGTTAAGATCAACTTTAAATGCAGATACTATATTGGTTACACTTTCAGAAAAAGGCGTAATTATAGCCAATTCAGAAGAGACACATCATATACCGGCACATCTTCGCGAAATTGCAGATGTATCAGGAGCTGGTGACACTGTGGTTAGCGCCGCTGCATTATGTTGTGCTTTGAATGTAAACCATAAAACTCTTGCTGAATTATCAAACCTTGCCGGTGGAATTGTTTGCGAACATGTAGGAGTCGTTCCTATAGATAAAAATATTTTAATTGCAGAAGCCAAGAGGCTGAATGTACAGGTGAACAATGGCTAA
- a CDS encoding prephenate dehydratase, which translates to MVKVAIQGGRASFHEIAARNYFKDDVEMLECGSFPILCEALKKEDADYAVMAIENSIAGSILPNYALLQKFDFLIIGEIYLRIEQNLMAFPGVTIDKIEKARSHYMALLQCQDFLQKHPHIKVEEYHDTADSARDIRLKEEKNVAAIAGRYAAELYNLDILAESIETEKRNYTRFLILSRDKRYKTENKNKATISFHLPNRVGALAEVLRVIVENNINLTKIQSLPIIGRPNEYTFYVDCEFFNYEDFKKSIEIKHIVENLRILGEYRKGETIHDYSKSRQA; encoded by the coding sequence ATGGTAAAAGTTGCAATACAGGGCGGCAGAGCGTCATTTCATGAGATAGCGGCTCGCAATTATTTTAAAGATGACGTCGAGATGTTAGAATGCGGTTCTTTCCCCATCTTATGTGAGGCTTTAAAAAAAGAAGACGCTGATTATGCAGTTATGGCAATTGAAAATTCGATTGCAGGAAGTATTCTTCCCAATTATGCTTTATTGCAGAAATTTGATTTTTTAATAATCGGAGAGATTTATTTAAGAATAGAACAAAATCTGATGGCCTTTCCAGGAGTCACCATAGATAAAATTGAAAAAGCAAGATCTCACTATATGGCATTGCTGCAATGTCAAGACTTTCTTCAAAAGCACCCTCATATTAAAGTGGAAGAGTATCATGATACTGCGGATAGTGCTCGCGATATCAGATTAAAAGAGGAAAAGAATGTCGCTGCTATTGCCGGAAGGTATGCTGCTGAGCTTTATAATCTGGACATTCTGGCGGAAAGCATTGAAACTGAAAAGAGAAATTATACGAGATTTCTGATACTTTCCAGAGATAAGAGATATAAAACTGAAAATAAAAATAAGGCAACCATTAGCTTCCATCTTCCGAATAGGGTAGGAGCGTTGGCTGAGGTGCTTAGGGTTATAGTTGAAAATAATATTAACCTGACGAAAATTCAATCGTTGCCTATTATCGGCAGACCCAATGAATATACATTTTATGTAGACTGTGAATTCTTCAATTATGAAGACTTCAAAAAGTCAATTGAAATAAAACACATTGTAGAAAATCTCAGGATTCTGGGAGAGTATAGAAAAGGAGAAACCATTCATGATTATTCCAAAAGCAGACAGGCTTAA